The Perca flavescens isolate YP-PL-M2 chromosome 8, PFLA_1.0, whole genome shotgun sequence DNA window TAGGATCAAATCAGGCCATATTATTTACCCAAAAATACAAAAGCAAAATGTTCACATTCTTGAACTTATTTGTTAGGGCTGTTGGAATGAATGCCGAAAGTCGAATATAAttcgaatagtaaaaaaatataaaactaaaactatttgaatgctgaaattactattcgaacgtgattttttttttttttttttttttttttcttataaatagtaatgtaaatgtgtaaattacGCATATGCATAATTTGTAAACAAGTTAGTAAGTTGTCTAGAAGATAATTTTTTCCTGTCCGGTCTTGGCTGTCTCTCTTTTGGACTCTGTCTTGACTCGGTCTTGACTCTGTTTCAACTACTCCTGTAGTAGAATAGAAGTATAGTGtagcatgaaatggaaatactcaagtaaagtacctcaaaatttaACTTAAcacttaagtaaatgtatgcATGTTGTGTGATCTGACTTTTAGAAGTGGATGATAAAGATAACATTTCAAATTCTATCAGTGTGATTTATTGTTTATGCTGGAAGGTTCCATCATGATGATGATGTCGTCTCTTAGGCTGCACCACACTGAACAACAATCTAAGGTTCATGGATCCATCAACAGCAGCAAGTTCCTGGTGTCTGAAGGCTACGTAGTCAAGGTACTGAggccaatgcatgctgggattgcTGACGGTCCACTGAGGCCAGGGTTTAATGCATTGGGAGGGGGGAATTAATGTTTTTCTTGTCGTTTTCAGCTGGGAGGCTTTGAGCTGGCAAAAACTGAGACATCGCTGAGAAAGACAACAAAGGCAAACGCGCACGGATGTCTGGCCTACTCCTCTCCGCAGATGCTGCTCGACATCAACTACAAGTACAGCAAAGCGTGCGAGATTTACAGGTCAGATACCAACCATGATTGTGTTACCAACAGCTTCCTTAAAGTTCAATTCCAAAGTTcaattctatatatatatatatatatatatatatatatatatatatatatatatatatatatatatatatatgtatgtatatatatatatatgtatgtatatatatatatatatgtatgtatatatatatatatatgtgtatatatatatatgtgtgtatatatatatatgtgtatatatatatgtgtatatctatatatatatatgtgtatatctatatatatatgtgtatatatatatgtgtatatatatatgtgtgtatatatatgtatatatatatgtatgtatatatatgtatatatatatttgtatatatgtatatatatatgtatatatgtatatatatatatgtatatatatatgtatatatatgtatatatatgtatatgtatgtgttcaAGGTAGCGGTAAGAGCAAATAAGACTAGgcacgcacatacatacatattacacacacaacacaaactgctcgctcatacacacacacacacacagatgtaagtatgtgaataaagctaggcacacattcactcaccaatattaataacttttctctctctctctttctctctcaaacatgcacacatgcactcacaaatTTACTGACAAATATATACTATTCATTCCATGTGATAAATACACCCAGTCAATCTCTCCAAATTACGCAAAGGTGGTGGGATTCAGCTCttttaaagaatttttttttttcttctttaagagaaggaaaggttaaaggatgTGTTTGAAGATGTGCTTGGCTTGTGTTTGCTCCTGCTggcatgtttgaagaatattatttgacttagAAACCATTATACTTGAAATGTTTGAATGAATTTCATGATTTGATGCCATGTTTGAGGCATACTGAACAAATATGTATGTTGATCTATTGTTGGCCTAATATCAGTTATCGGCCTGGCTACAatgttgaaaattaaaaaaattaataaaaataaataaaactgttaatGATGAGCATTTTGGAGGGCCTTCCTATACGCTTGAAGACTGTCTTGACAGTCTAAACGAGATTCTTCCACATGGTGAAAcgccatttatttattaagttttTTAAATTACGGGCTTGGGAGTTATGCCAATGAGCTAACTTCCTTTGTTTCATCATCTTCTGTTTTGAAAGGAGTCGAGTGTCATCCGGAACGAGCCCGCAGCGCTGTCTACAAAATGATCAATTGGGAAAGGGACTAAAGTTGACACAGGAGTCCTCTGTTATGTTGAGGTCCTCTAACTTGCAAATGTTGTCTTTCAGCTTTGGAATCGTCATGTGGGAAGTCGCGACCCGTAGCAAACCTTATGAAGGTGTGTACCTGCAGAACACAACGATCAACATCCAACCCTAAACTTTCTGTTTTTTAGCATCAAGGACTCACCACCTTTGGGTTTGATAGCGATTTATGACCAAAGGACCCCCATTGCTGTCCATAGTTAGGTGCATGAATGATCTTAATGCCGTACTCGTGATAGAATAGAAGTATGAATGGAGTATGTTTTGTGTTGATCTATCTATGTAACCACCCTTTGTGTTAAAGCCAATGACAAGAAATACAGTAGCACACCAGAGTTGTACGTTTAAAGGGATCAGAATTCAAAATGTTTggctacttaagtaaaggtataaaagtattatcCGTATCaagttttaaaagtaaaagaactCATGCAGGCTGGATTCTTTTAAAGTGTTATATACATTATGTATAGGGAATCAATGACGTGTAGTGTTTTAATCACTAATGAACACATGGTagaacatttaaatgtttttagccGTGCACCACAATgactaaaacacagggcttccAAGCGGGACggtccacttccgggattgctcggtgcctttgaacgtacacacgttccaccaaaacaagttccttcccgaggctgttttgcagcggAGACTATAGGGTCTCCACAGTTATTTGTTAAGGGGAAACTCAGGAGCAACACAACTGATTTCACAAACGTGAAGAAGGTTGGCCTGCATCCTCTGGGAAACATAAATGTCTGAACAAAatagcaatccatccaacaggtGTTGAGATATTTCTACAGACATGCCAACACCAACCCATCCCTACAGCTCTGCTGATATTAAGCGTggctaaaaaaactaaactgaactaTAAAATCATTGTTTTCGTCTTTCATCCTTAATGTGTTCTTACGTTTCTCCCAGGTTGGTCAAATAAGGACTTCCTTGAGAAAGTGGGCAAAGAGAAATACCGACTGCCGCTCCCTGACGATTGTCCTAAACTGCTGGGAGATCTGATCAGCGCCTGTCTGGCCCACGATCCCTTCCAGAGACCATCCGCTGGAGGTAACTTACGATCCCTGCCATCACCATATACACTGTTACCTTTAGACCAGGGGAGGAGCCCGACATTTTAAACATTCAGGGCTCAGCCCAAATCTAGGGGGGTGCATGCTCCATTTACAGCAGCTATATGTACTATTTTTAAGCCGCTTCATAATGCCTAAAAATCTTTAGATCAGGCTTTTCAGGGAGCtcttaactgagagagacggaTCAGAGACCCCCATACTAAATAAGTTGCGTAATCTTtatattttacgatgctaaaattacatttcgcggatgtttttgtttaaaaaaaggatcttactctttaagaAAGGTCGACCTTCTTAGAaatcctttctataatgttctcagacacttagaatattaatctgagcctgtcagcggcaaaacaagcacttttgtgaaggtaaataaaaGCTGGACAGTTGCCCATTGCACTGATTCGCCACTGCCAACTGctgcgatctcgcttaatactggaccagtgtcaaagattgttgttcccatcagtcaggTTGAAAAATAACAGTGGATTCTTATTTACGTACTTacttaacattattttaatactgtaggaaATTGTGAAACAAATTGACTTTGcaactaaaacaaaaatatgtaataataataataaaattaatacTGTGATTTTCTCTCTTTACAGAGCTGGTGGATAAACTGCAAACTGCATTGGGAAAGATAGAGGAGCCTTGGCCTCTCCGTCAGCAGGACTCAGGGTTTCTGGTCAGGGACATCGTCAGGAGAAGAAATAAGACAATATAACACAAGATGATATCCCTTTATTGTAATTGCATGATGCCTGCAGTGCGATTCAGGTGTACTACCTGAGACTGTGCTCAAAAGAAATACCTGTCTTACAACATACATTCACAATTGTCAACACATGATtaaaagaggtgtgtgtgtgtgtgtgtgttgcactgtTGTTACGTCATAGTCAGGTTGTAACTTAATGAAAACTTCTGTATAATCCACAAAAAGAATTTAGACTAAAAGC harbors:
- the LOC114559620 gene encoding mixed lineage kinase domain-like protein isoform X2; translated protein: MGRMLLLVLREHEKEMLEKLKALQREVEFIGVNVEKVVAILNKPSITNVDIRKIEPDELTYTDFPKVPFIKTETSEVYKGTYLHFPVAIKRYTETLNTSPSTVEKIFNKEVQTMRRFESPNILRMFGICVEEGPNPQFLLIMEYCEMGNLRQVLENKKHTLSWTTKARMCRGAAGGLYRLHHTEQQSKVHGSINSSKFLVSEGYVVKLGGFELAKTETSLRKTTKANAHGCLAYSSPQMLLDINYKYSKACEIYSFGIVMWEVATRSKPYEGWSNKDFLEKVGKEKYRLPLPDDCPKLLGDLISACLAHDPFQRPSAGELVDKLQTALGKIEEPWPLRQQDSGFLVRDIVRRRNKTI